Sequence from the Nitrosospira multiformis genome:
ACCTCCGCGAACGCGCGGCCATGATCGTCCTTGACGCTTTCCAGCAGGCGCGGCTGCACGCTGACGAAAAGATCGCCCGGCCCGGAAGCAGTATTAAAGTAATTGATGGCATGCACCGTGCGGCACAAACGATCAAGATTGACCAGTAGCGTATCCTCCGTCGCCAGCGCAAAAATGCCCCACGGCGACAATACATTAGTATTGTCCGTCTCGGAACGAATATAAGCGGCATGCCCAATAATGTGCCGGGTATTTGCATCGACCACCGGCTGAAAGACGCTTGACAAACGATTACTGGAGAAATGCCCGATTATCCAGCCATCTTCCGAGGGCTGCAGCAGATAATCGGTAGTCGCCTGAACCCGCCTCAGTTCGTCATGCGCATTCCTTGTTTTCATACCGGTGCTTTTTCCTTTGTTCGGGCATTAAGATAGCCGAAGCTGCCAGGCAGCTCCATTGTCCAACGATAAGTATTAGGGATCGGATAGCGTCGCCGCCGCGACAGGGAATCTCGCTTAATTCCATACTTTCCAGCTTCCTGCGCAACTCATGCGTTGAGTTTCTGCAAAACACCAGGGGTACGCCACTTTTATTTGCCTGCTGCTTCAAAGCATTCGATACGCTGTGGCTGACATAATCGTACAGTATCACCACCAGCCTGGCGCTGCCGGGGATTGTACGCTTGGTAATTCTCGACTGTCTGCCATCCCAGTGTTCGACATCAGTCAGGCCATGTGCGAGGAGCTCCCGCTTCAAGGTTTGTATGTAGTCTCCACCCACGATCAATGCAGTCATGCTGACTCCTGAATTATATGATGATGCCCTGACGCCGAAGGCTGCTATTTCTGATAAATCTGATCAAACGTTCCGCCATCTGAAAAATGAACCTTGTGTGCATTTTTCCAGCCGCCAAACGCATCATCGATCTTGAACAGCTTGATGGCAGGAAACTGGCTGGCATACTTTGCGGCAATCTTGGTGTCGGTAGGGCGGTAGAAATTTTTTGCGGCGATCTCCTGGCCTTCTTCCGAGTATAAATACTGTAGATAGGCTTCAGCGAGATCGCGCGTGCCCTTCTTGTCCACTACTTTATCTATTATCGCGACCGGCGGCTCCGCAAGTATGCTGAGTGACGGCACCACGATTTCAAACTTGCCGGAACCGTACTCCTTGATCGCAAGGAATGCTTCGTTCTCCCAGGAAATGAAGACGTCACCGACACCGCGCTCGACAAAAGTCGTTGTTGAACCGCGTGCACCCGAATCAAGTACCGGAACATTCTTGTAGATATCGGCAACAAATTCTTTTGCTCTGGCCTCACCAAAGTTTCGCTTGCCAAATTCCCACGCCGCCAGATAATTCCATTGTGCGCCCCCGGAGGTTTTCGGATTGGGTGTAATCACAGCCACACCGGGTCGAGCCAGATCGTTCCAGTCCTTAATCCCCTTGGGGTTGCCTTTGCGCACCAAAAAAATGATGGTCGAGGTATAAGGCGTGCTGTTGCGCAAAAATCGTTTCTGCCAGTCTTCCGGTAGCAGTCTGGCCTTTTCCGCGATGGCGTTGATGTCGTTGGCCAAGGCGAGCGTCACCACATCTGCCTCAAGACCGTCGATCACGGAACGCGCCTGTTTGCCAGAACCGCCGTGGGATTGCTTCACGGTCACTTTTTCGTTGGTCTTGGCCTGCCACTGTTTTATGAATGATTCATTGAACTCCTGATAAAGTTCACGCGTTGGATCATAGGAAACATTAAGCAAAGTCCGGTCTGCAACAGCGTGGCCACTGATTAATAAACTTGATAGTAAGGCCGATGTCACCCATGTTTTGATTTTCATTTTTCCTCTGATGTAATGATTAAATGAACCTGGTCAGCTCGATCAAAAAGCGCTGACGACTACTTCCATGTAAAGAAAATTGGAGCTCCCCGGACTTTTGCCAAGTGCCGCTATTTGCCGGTTACGCGTGAAGTTTCCGCTGACAAAGTGTGAATAACCCACAGTGGCATCGATATTGGCCGTGAGTTTATAACGCGCACGGATATCAAATGCATGTCCGATGAAGTCGCCACTCCTCCCGGTGGGATCACGATTGAAACCCGGATTCCGAATCGCGCTGTTATTGCCATCGAGCAAGTTATTAAAGCGGTCAGTGCTGCTGGCGAGCCAGAACCAGCCGTAACCACCGTCTATGCGCAGGTCTTTGGCCGGCTGAAACTCAAGCTTGATTTTAGGCGCTTTGATATTCTCAAAAACAATGTAGTCGTCCGCCGACCAAGGCCGCGCGAAACCAAAGAAGCGTTCAAACCGGTTATTCACGTTGTCATTGGGATGACGATCGCCGCTGGCGTAGCCATAAAAGGCGCTGATACGCGGTTTCCAGTCGTGTTTGAAGGTATATCCCGCCTCAAGCGTATAACCGTGCGCCTCATGCCGCTCCGCACCGTTTCTGCCGAATTGATAGATCAGGTTGAAATCATAATCCAGGTTGGTATTGCCTATCTTCCCATAGCCCCGCAGGGCAGGCGCGTGGATCTCGCGATCGACTTGCCCTGGCATCTTGCTGCCGTCCTGTATGAGGCCCATATAATATGGCTGGAGCGTGATAATGTCCGACCACTTGCGCCAGTGGCCAATAACCCCGTAAAACCACTGATTTTCGATGCGTTGATCGAAAGTGGTCAGGAAGCGTTTAACAGGTTGATAGGCCCATAAATCAACTTCCCAGTCGTTGACTTCCCGGCCCAGGTTGATGCGAAAGCCCTCGAAAGTATTGGTGGTGTTGCGCCAT
This genomic interval carries:
- a CDS encoding DUF2325 domain-containing protein — its product is MTALIVGGDYIQTLKRELLAHGLTDVEHWDGRQSRITKRTIPGSARLVVILYDYVSHSVSNALKQQANKSGVPLVFCRNSTHELRRKLESMELSEIPCRGGDAIRSLILIVGQWSCLAASAILMPEQRKKHRYENKECA
- a CDS encoding sulfate ABC transporter substrate-binding protein codes for the protein MKIKTWVTSALLSSLLISGHAVADRTLLNVSYDPTRELYQEFNESFIKQWQAKTNEKVTVKQSHGGSGKQARSVIDGLEADVVTLALANDINAIAEKARLLPEDWQKRFLRNSTPYTSTIIFLVRKGNPKGIKDWNDLARPGVAVITPNPKTSGGAQWNYLAAWEFGKRNFGEARAKEFVADIYKNVPVLDSGARGSTTTFVERGVGDVFISWENEAFLAIKEYGSGKFEIVVPSLSILAEPPVAIIDKVVDKKGTRDLAEAYLQYLYSEEGQEIAAKNFYRPTDTKIAAKYASQFPAIKLFKIDDAFGGWKNAHKVHFSDGGTFDQIYQK
- a CDS encoding alginate export family protein — translated: MKYYWQIALASAISTLPVSSIQARENNQPMGESRVATQQAAQQLAQAGIFDSDNWSIKLSDNNYKWAIPPSANPAALDNPATPLAVKPEASKKSTSYFQPSSSYSTQPESDPPRYVKTLSKTGIEAFKDITWLDVGLDHRTRYEFRSNDIRRTNLTLDQPFLLRSRAYVGIRELLDPFRGAIEFQDSRRYNGKFPHDDRDFNEHELIQGYGELYFKHALGQDDRNQDRPIRFRIGRMAYEALDRRLIGRNEWRNTTNTFEGFRINLGREVNDWEVDLWAYQPVKRFLTTFDQRIENQWFYGVIGHWRKWSDIITLQPYYMGLIQDGSKMPGQVDREIHAPALRGYGKIGNTNLDYDFNLIYQFGRNGAERHEAHGYTLEAGYTFKHDWKPRISAFYGYASGDRHPNDNVNNRFERFFGFARPWSADDYIVFENIKAPKIKLEFQPAKDLRIDGGYGWFWLASSTDRFNNLLDGNNSAIRNPGFNRDPTGRSGDFIGHAFDIRARYKLTANIDATVGYSHFVSGNFTRNRQIAALGKSPGSSNFLYMEVVVSAF